A window of the Butyricimonas faecalis genome harbors these coding sequences:
- a CDS encoding acyl-CoA carboxylase subunit beta, which yields MSLKRNVLDLRKRKEIVLQGGGEEAIKKQAAMGKLTARERIEAILDKDSFHEYDMFVEHQSKDFDMDKKVLHGDGVIIGTGTIYGEPVCIYAQDFTVAGGSLGLMHARKITKIMDHALKMRVPLIGINDSGGARIQEGVDSLAGYGEIFFRNTQASGVIPQLSVILGPCAGGAVYSPALTDFVFVVDNISKMFITGPEVVKTVLGEVVTMEELGGARVHSEISGNAHFFAHSEYECFEQIKKLLTFIPWSNEAKAKPFPSKPPKPEYKIEKIIPSDPTQPYDVRDIIRAVADDSDFLEVQQEFAKNIVVGFGRIDGETIGFVANQPSVLAGVLDCDSSDKAGRFIRFCDAFNIPIVTFEDMPGYLPGVEQEHMGVIRHGAKVLYAYSEATVPKITVILRKAYGGGYIAMNSRHLKADFMFAWPTAEIAVMGPEGAANIIFKKEIMAAENPNEMRKIKVAEYREKFANPYVAASKGYIDSVIEPEETRRILKHSIEVSSNKSVLTPAKKHGIPPF from the coding sequence ATGTCACTTAAAAGAAATGTTCTTGATTTAAGAAAGAGAAAAGAAATTGTTCTTCAAGGAGGTGGCGAGGAGGCGATTAAGAAGCAAGCTGCTATGGGGAAATTGACAGCCCGGGAGCGTATTGAAGCAATTTTGGACAAAGACTCTTTCCATGAGTACGACATGTTCGTTGAGCATCAGTCTAAAGATTTTGATATGGATAAGAAAGTTCTTCATGGTGACGGTGTCATTATCGGTACCGGAACAATTTATGGAGAACCCGTATGTATTTACGCGCAAGATTTCACCGTTGCCGGTGGTTCATTGGGTTTGATGCATGCGCGTAAAATCACCAAAATCATGGACCATGCTTTAAAAATGCGTGTACCTTTAATCGGAATTAACGATTCGGGTGGTGCTCGTATTCAAGAAGGAGTTGACTCACTAGCCGGGTACGGAGAGATCTTCTTCCGTAATACCCAAGCTTCTGGTGTAATCCCTCAATTATCCGTAATCCTCGGTCCTTGTGCAGGTGGAGCCGTATACTCTCCCGCCTTGACGGACTTCGTGTTTGTGGTGGACAACATCTCCAAGATGTTCATTACCGGACCGGAAGTGGTAAAAACGGTATTAGGTGAGGTGGTAACCATGGAAGAACTCGGAGGAGCCAGAGTTCACAGTGAAATCAGCGGTAACGCCCATTTCTTCGCTCATTCAGAGTATGAATGTTTCGAACAGATTAAAAAATTGTTGACCTTCATCCCCTGGAGTAACGAAGCAAAAGCCAAACCGTTCCCTTCCAAACCGCCAAAACCGGAATACAAAATCGAAAAAATTATTCCTTCCGACCCGACCCAACCTTACGATGTACGCGATATTATCCGTGCTGTTGCCGATGATTCGGACTTCCTTGAGGTTCAGCAAGAGTTTGCTAAAAACATCGTTGTCGGATTTGGACGAATTGACGGGGAAACGATCGGATTCGTGGCAAATCAACCTTCGGTTCTTGCCGGAGTACTGGATTGCGACTCTTCAGACAAGGCCGGACGTTTCATACGTTTCTGCGATGCCTTCAATATCCCCATCGTAACCTTCGAGGACATGCCGGGATATTTACCGGGTGTTGAACAAGAGCACATGGGAGTTATCCGTCACGGGGCTAAAGTTCTTTACGCGTATAGCGAGGCCACGGTACCTAAGATCACGGTTATCCTTAGAAAAGCATACGGTGGAGGTTATATCGCCATGAATTCCCGCCATTTGAAGGCCGACTTCATGTTTGCATGGCCGACTGCCGAGATTGCCGTCATGGGACCTGAAGGAGCCGCCAATATTATCTTCAAGAAAGAGATCATGGCTGCCGAGAACCCGAATGAAATGCGTAAAATCAAAGTTGCCGAATATCGTGAAAAATTCGCCAATCCTTACGTGGCCGCTTCTAAAGGTTATATCGATTCCGTGATCGAACCCGAGGAAACCCGAAGGATTTTGAAACACTCTATCGAGGTATCCAGCAACAAGTCGGTATTGACCCCGGCTAAAAAACATGGAATTCCTCCATTTTAA
- a CDS encoding ABC transporter ATP-binding protein — MSFFKALNIVKTYANHKALDDVSINIPEGAIYGLLGPNGAGKTSLIRIINQITAPDSGEIFFRNEHLKPSDVNRIGYLPEERGLYKKMKVGEQAVYLARLKGISKHEAIIRLKMWFEKFEIEAWWDKKVEELSKGMAQKVQFITTVLHEPELLIFDEPFSGFDPINVELLKREILELRKKGTTIIFSTHNMGSVEEICSHIALINKSRKIIEGPINQIREKYASNTYQLSCRYNPEFSPEQIIGSEFEIVSQRVEGDRQDIILQQNTYCPANTLLSRALPQTDIISYQKIIPSMNDIFIKLVKEQI, encoded by the coding sequence ATGAGTTTCTTTAAAGCCTTGAACATCGTCAAAACCTATGCAAATCACAAGGCATTGGACGATGTGTCGATCAATATCCCGGAAGGAGCCATCTATGGACTACTTGGTCCTAATGGAGCCGGAAAAACCTCCTTAATTCGAATCATTAATCAAATTACAGCCCCTGATTCGGGAGAAATATTTTTCAGAAACGAACATCTGAAACCGTCTGATGTCAACCGGATAGGTTACCTCCCGGAAGAACGAGGGCTCTACAAGAAAATGAAAGTCGGAGAGCAAGCCGTTTATTTAGCTCGCTTGAAAGGAATCAGTAAACACGAAGCGATCATCCGCCTTAAAATGTGGTTCGAGAAATTCGAAATTGAAGCTTGGTGGGATAAAAAAGTGGAAGAGCTATCCAAAGGTATGGCTCAAAAAGTACAATTTATCACTACCGTTCTTCACGAACCGGAATTATTGATTTTCGATGAGCCCTTCAGCGGTTTCGACCCCATCAATGTCGAATTATTAAAACGGGAAATTCTTGAATTACGCAAGAAAGGTACAACGATCATCTTTTCCACTCACAACATGGGATCGGTAGAAGAAATATGTAGCCATATCGCTCTGATTAACAAATCGCGCAAGATTATCGAGGGACCGATCAACCAGATTCGCGAGAAGTATGCCAGCAACACGTACCAACTCAGTTGCCGTTACAACCCGGAGTTTTCACCCGAACAAATTATCGGATCGGAATTCGAGATAGTATCTCAACGTGTCGAAGGAGACCGCCAAGATATTATTTTGCAACAAAACACCTATTGCCCGGCAAATACCCTTTTGTCAAGAGCTCTGCCCCAAACAGACATTATCTCTTATCAAAAGATTATTCCCAGCATGAACGACATCTTTATAAAACTCGTAAAAGAACAAATCTAA
- a CDS encoding translocation/assembly module TamB domain-containing protein: MRFLRKLFKYALRIILVLFSLVILVMILLYVPAIQNFVKGKAEQYVDENLDMKLSVGRILLKFPLDLAVENIYLGQTEKDTMLYADVIQVNVALTKLLKKEIEIRRLIVENAAIHFEDSLSALKMKVALKELSLRVDRLNLSQQEAEIPFIALKGGNIRMNLGSGPSAVDTTGGGEPVRWHFKVGEVTIDSVDYQLQGLPMGKFHAGMGEALLKGVDVGLENQTVDLEKITLVRGFCDLLMSESTGEQRETEVTAEESTPWQIRVGTVELVDNRFLMKPMRVPVDAEQFPETIRVSALSLKMDSVFNRGTEMAAMIQNLRFKEGNGLDLRDLSCRVSLESEQTNVSNLVLKTGNSQLKMNLRAESGISDFGMETPIQLSIDGNIAGQDVLLFLPDSNDQITNWLSDKIFSLSGLVKGKVDQLNITRFEIGATDGFSLKSEGSVSCVTDMEKMAGELNLAFVVDRGAYFAPLLSENEEVGFVLPDHLSLTTDVTIANRTAKVDMKLKPGGGILHAVADFAWQEETYRAEVHWKDFALNKFMPNDSLGTITAHLLASGRGLDWKEMIAKVDVGLDSLFYNGYDYKNIVLDAALKDRELTGELVSDNPELDLGMKFRLGLDDNAYKIHVNGDIQQVDLKGLHFMPENMSFSLGLNVDAELKADRTSSLQADFSNIVLRDLATRKLGDLDITFSGLPDKTLLDVKAGDLTVTFEGDGGSTTLIDRFSAVGGLLVEQIEKHDFNMERLNELLPDFRLTLGAGRENLLNGYLKNNGIRFERVALDVGTDVSRDFRLNSKIYGLNIEGVLLDSLFVYAKQKNVALCYGAEIFGAKDQLEGLSRLTAEGNVEYDQINVRIREHANEEGEIFNVGANIALQDSAFSVSISPDPLILGYVSWQINRGNFIRLKQGEIPAANLQLLNGDKRIRLISEENAHHEPESLIVDIKAIDLGGFSKALSFLPDISGLLGVDMQMYSKNDVIDLNGAVKVDDFYYGKEHVGDLGIGMTYRLSRQTEHDVDFSLSVDKVKALLVKGKLMTGIEDKNMALDIDIPKFPLRVAGAFTPPGIMNLGGDMIGAFQVKGQMDQPLINGDLRFKDGTIEALMIGTTFKIDSSAIKIHNNLLDFNHFGLIAPNKQRLELLGTVDFASFSAIKMDASIQAKNFQAMKVKENTETMVFGKLFVDLSATLKGMLDNLKVRGNINLLDNSEVYYTLKSSPLELTDRSADVVRFVSFSDTTQLAADDELQQISPVNLDLLMSVNIAPLVGLNVLLSSNGQNRVAINGGGNLTYTLNPVGETRLVGRYVLTSGVVSYGLPVIGQKDFKIQDGSFVEWTGDLANPTLNITAAETVSASVTDDSQKSRLVTFKAMIKISNTLEKLDITFDLAAEGDITVQNQLAAMTAEERSKEAMNMMIYGTYSGPGTVAKSNASDNALNNFVENELNQWSRKHLKNMDLTFGINTYNQVSEAGESKKTDYSYQFSKRLFNNKVRVKVGGRISTDNDPAAGGVEENLVDDIAIEYVFGKNPNFFLKIFRHTGYESVLEGEVTQTGIGVVLRKNFQKFMDIFRRKKKVQVEPQKEPIENEKSGK, from the coding sequence ATGAGATTTTTGCGAAAGCTTTTTAAATATGCATTGAGAATTATTCTGGTTCTTTTTTCTTTGGTAATTCTCGTGATGATTCTTTTGTATGTTCCGGCCATTCAAAATTTTGTTAAAGGGAAGGCGGAGCAGTACGTGGATGAAAATTTGGACATGAAACTGTCGGTCGGTCGAATCTTGTTGAAATTTCCACTCGATCTGGCCGTTGAAAATATTTATCTGGGACAGACGGAAAAAGACACGATGCTGTATGCCGATGTCATTCAGGTAAATGTTGCCTTGACAAAACTTTTGAAAAAAGAAATAGAAATTCGTCGTTTGATCGTGGAGAACGCGGCGATTCATTTTGAGGATTCTCTCTCTGCGTTAAAAATGAAGGTCGCTTTGAAGGAATTGAGCCTTCGCGTGGATCGATTGAATCTCTCTCAACAAGAGGCAGAAATCCCTTTCATCGCTCTTAAAGGCGGAAACATCCGGATGAATTTGGGTAGTGGCCCATCCGCGGTTGATACAACCGGGGGCGGGGAACCCGTTCGTTGGCATTTTAAGGTGGGAGAAGTAACCATTGATAGCGTTGATTATCAGTTACAAGGTCTTCCCATGGGAAAATTTCATGCTGGGATGGGAGAGGCACTCTTGAAAGGCGTGGATGTCGGATTGGAAAACCAGACGGTTGATTTGGAAAAAATCACCTTGGTACGCGGCTTTTGCGATTTGCTGATGTCAGAATCTACCGGAGAACAACGTGAAACAGAGGTGACCGCGGAGGAAAGTACTCCTTGGCAAATTCGGGTAGGGACCGTTGAATTGGTGGATAATCGTTTTTTGATGAAACCGATGCGTGTGCCTGTTGATGCGGAACAGTTCCCGGAAACGATTCGCGTATCAGCACTTTCGTTGAAAATGGATAGCGTGTTTAACCGGGGAACCGAGATGGCGGCAATGATTCAAAATTTGCGTTTCAAAGAAGGAAACGGATTAGATTTAAGAGACTTATCTTGTCGGGTTAGCTTGGAAAGCGAGCAAACGAACGTGTCGAATTTGGTGTTAAAAACCGGTAACAGCCAATTGAAAATGAATCTTCGGGCGGAATCTGGGATCAGTGATTTCGGCATGGAAACCCCTATACAGTTATCAATAGACGGAAATATCGCCGGACAAGACGTCCTGTTGTTTCTGCCGGATTCCAATGATCAGATCACTAATTGGTTATCGGATAAAATTTTTTCTTTATCCGGTTTGGTAAAAGGCAAGGTCGATCAATTGAACATTACTCGTTTTGAAATTGGGGCAACGGATGGTTTTTCGTTGAAAAGCGAGGGGAGCGTGTCATGCGTGACCGATATGGAAAAAATGGCAGGGGAATTGAATCTGGCGTTTGTTGTCGATCGGGGAGCGTATTTCGCGCCTCTCTTGTCAGAGAATGAGGAGGTTGGATTTGTTCTACCGGACCACTTGTCATTAACCACCGATGTTACTATCGCGAACCGGACGGCAAAAGTGGATATGAAATTGAAGCCCGGAGGAGGAATCTTGCATGCAGTTGCCGATTTTGCCTGGCAGGAGGAAACCTATCGTGCGGAAGTTCATTGGAAAGATTTTGCGTTGAATAAATTCATGCCGAATGACTCGTTAGGGACTATTACGGCTCATCTTTTGGCCTCGGGGCGGGGGCTTGATTGGAAAGAAATGATCGCGAAAGTGGATGTTGGACTCGACTCCTTATTTTATAACGGGTACGATTATAAAAATATCGTTTTGGACGCGGCGTTGAAAGATCGGGAATTAACCGGGGAATTGGTGAGTGATAATCCGGAATTGGACTTGGGAATGAAATTCCGGTTAGGCTTGGATGACAACGCCTACAAGATACACGTGAATGGAGATATTCAACAGGTAGATCTGAAAGGATTGCATTTTATGCCGGAAAATATGTCTTTTTCTTTGGGGCTGAATGTCGATGCAGAATTAAAGGCGGACAGAACCTCCTCTTTACAGGCTGATTTTTCAAATATTGTCTTGCGGGACCTTGCCACTCGCAAGTTGGGGGATTTGGATATTACTTTCTCCGGCTTGCCCGACAAGACCTTGTTGGATGTCAAGGCGGGAGACTTGACCGTGACGTTTGAAGGGGATGGGGGAAGCACCACTTTAATCGATCGTTTTAGTGCTGTTGGCGGATTATTGGTTGAGCAGATCGAGAAACATGATTTTAACATGGAGAGATTGAACGAACTGCTACCTGATTTCCGCTTGACCCTAGGTGCCGGTCGGGAAAATTTATTGAACGGTTACTTGAAAAATAACGGGATACGCTTTGAACGCGTGGCACTGGACGTCGGAACCGACGTGTCGCGTGATTTCCGGTTAAATTCAAAAATTTATGGATTGAATATCGAGGGTGTTCTCCTGGACAGCCTGTTCGTGTATGCCAAGCAAAAGAACGTGGCATTGTGCTATGGAGCGGAAATTTTCGGGGCTAAAGATCAATTGGAAGGATTATCCCGCTTGACCGCGGAAGGAAACGTCGAATATGATCAAATAAACGTGAGAATACGGGAACATGCCAACGAGGAAGGGGAAATATTCAATGTCGGGGCTAATATCGCTTTACAGGATAGTGCTTTTAGCGTGAGTATTTCCCCGGATCCCCTTATCTTGGGGTATGTTTCATGGCAAATCAACCGGGGCAACTTCATTCGCTTGAAACAAGGGGAGATACCGGCAGCTAATCTGCAATTATTGAATGGCGACAAGCGGATCCGTCTGATTTCGGAAGAAAACGCACATCATGAACCGGAATCCTTAATTGTAGACATTAAAGCCATTGACTTGGGCGGCTTCTCTAAAGCGCTCTCGTTCCTTCCGGATATATCCGGTTTGTTAGGAGTTGATATGCAGATGTATAGTAAAAATGACGTGATCGACCTTAACGGGGCGGTCAAGGTCGATGATTTTTATTATGGGAAAGAACACGTGGGAGATTTGGGAATTGGCATGACATACCGATTGTCGCGACAGACGGAACACGACGTGGATTTTTCCTTGTCGGTGGATAAAGTAAAGGCGCTTTTGGTCAAAGGCAAATTAATGACAGGAATTGAAGATAAAAATATGGCCCTGGATATCGACATCCCTAAATTCCCGTTGCGTGTAGCGGGAGCTTTTACGCCCCCGGGTATAATGAACCTGGGTGGGGATATGATCGGGGCTTTTCAAGTGAAAGGGCAAATGGACCAACCCTTGATAAATGGAGATTTGCGTTTCAAGGACGGAACCATAGAAGCCTTAATGATCGGGACAACCTTTAAAATAGATTCGTCAGCCATTAAAATACATAACAACCTCCTGGATTTTAACCATTTCGGGCTGATTGCTCCCAATAAACAACGTTTGGAACTATTGGGAACGGTTGACTTCGCGTCGTTCTCGGCCATAAAAATGGATGCCTCCATTCAAGCTAAAAACTTCCAGGCAATGAAAGTGAAAGAGAACACGGAGACCATGGTCTTCGGGAAATTGTTTGTCGACCTTTCGGCAACGCTGAAAGGAATGTTGGACAACCTGAAGGTGCGGGGAAATATCAATCTGTTGGATAACAGCGAAGTCTACTACACGCTGAAATCCTCTCCGTTGGAATTGACAGACCGAAGCGCGGATGTCGTGCGTTTCGTATCTTTCAGCGATACGACCCAATTGGCGGCGGACGACGAGTTGCAACAGATTAGCCCCGTGAACTTGGATTTGCTCATGTCCGTGAACATCGCGCCGTTGGTCGGACTGAACGTGTTGCTGTCATCGAACGGTCAGAATCGGGTGGCGATCAATGGCGGGGGAAACCTGACGTACACCTTGAACCCGGTGGGAGAGACCCGCCTCGTGGGAAGATACGTGTTGACAAGTGGTGTCGTCTCGTATGGACTGCCGGTCATCGGGCAAAAGGATTTCAAAATACAGGACGGCAGTTTCGTGGAGTGGACCGGGGATTTGGCCAATCCGACCTTGAATATAACGGCGGCGGAAACCGTTTCGGCCAGTGTGACGGACGACAGCCAGAAGTCCCGCCTGGTGACGTTCAAAGCCATGATCAAAATTTCGAATACACTGGAAAAACTGGATATCACCTTTGATCTTGCCGCAGAAGGAGATATCACGGTACAGAATCAATTGGCGGCGATGACTGCCGAAGAACGTTCCAAGGAAGCGATGAACATGATGATCTATGGCACCTATTCCGGGCCGGGGACCGTGGCAAAGTCCAATGCTTCCGATAATGCTCTTAATAACTTCGTGGAAAACGAATTAAATCAATGGTCTCGGAAACATCTGAAAAATATGGATTTGACGTTTGGAATCAACACCTATAATCAAGTGTCTGAAGCGGGAGAATCCAAGAAAACGGATTACTCTTATCAATTCTCGAAACGCTTATTTAATAATAAAGTACGGGTGAAAGTCGGGGGACGGATCTCTACGGATAACGATCCCGCGGCCGGGGGAGTCGAGGAAAACCTCGTGGATGACATTGCCATCGAGTACGTGTTTGGAAAGAATCCGAATTTCTTCCTGAAAATTTTCCGTCACACGGGTTACGAAAGCGTATTGGAAGGTGAGGTGACGCAAACCGGTATAGGTGTGGTATTGAGAAAGAACTTCCAAAAATTCATGGATATATTCCGGCGTAAAAAGAAAGTACAAGTTGAACCCCAAAAAGAACCGATAGAAAATGAAAAGTCTGGGAAATAA
- the tamL gene encoding translocation and assembly module lipoprotein TamL, translated as MKSLGNNLCIIIVFMILGSSCSQTKRLTEGEILYTGVKKMNIETAKGVKLEGPKSSAISGPLGFPPNNPLYAPYIRSPFPIGLWVYNWNVKKEKGLKHWLYKKLAKKPVLISDVQPELRLKVVENAASEYGYFGVKTSYELIPNKRNPKKAKISYQVYVPEAHLLGSVEFWGWTGRMDSLIQRARRGCLLKSGAEYNLYTMEDERTRITKMFRNNGYYYFQADYIEFLVDTTREKRVADVRVALKHGVPAVALQPYKVGNVELVLENSDQSETQDTLSYKGIEVKYTKPLDVKPKVLARSLHLLPGDIYSFRRQNRTQTSLARLGIFKYTNLNVTRADSVKKSGFGSLDFSINAVYDLPIETEIEVDVSSKSNNLLGPGLSLGITNKNLFRGGENLTFKLNGAYEWEVGDKKTNSNSGLINSYELGVNVGLSLPRLLVPDFLKSNKDFAERTNFQVGVDFLNRHTFFRMLSFTGSLGYDFQSSWRVFHTITPLKITYTHLLQTSKEFDETMENNPAIAMSFKNQLIPSMSYSYTYDRAATRRNPNRLYWQNTLMSAGNILSAIQYITGNHQGQNKKLFGNIYSQFLKLTSEVIVYRKVTETSLLATRFMGGIGYAYGNSRVMPYSEQFYIGGANSIRAFTIRSIGPGSYHQESDNKTAYLDQTGDIKLEGNVELRFKIMYQLNGAIFLDAGNVWLLRNDPKRPGGEFKFAGLLKEIALGTGFGLRYDFGFIVLRGDLGIALHTPYKNPDKSGYYNIPKFKDGLKFHLAIGYPF; from the coding sequence ATGAAAAGTCTGGGAAATAATTTATGTATTATTATCGTATTTATGATATTGGGAAGCTCTTGTTCTCAGACGAAGCGGCTGACGGAAGGAGAGATATTGTACACCGGGGTGAAAAAAATGAACATCGAAACGGCCAAAGGAGTAAAGTTGGAGGGACCGAAGAGTTCGGCTATTTCCGGCCCCTTGGGTTTCCCGCCGAATAACCCGCTTTACGCTCCTTACATACGTTCGCCCTTTCCGATCGGGCTGTGGGTGTATAACTGGAACGTGAAAAAAGAGAAAGGACTAAAACATTGGTTGTATAAAAAATTGGCCAAAAAACCCGTGTTGATCTCTGATGTACAACCGGAATTACGCTTGAAAGTGGTGGAAAACGCTGCCAGCGAATACGGTTATTTCGGGGTAAAAACCAGTTACGAACTGATCCCCAACAAACGGAATCCCAAGAAGGCGAAAATCAGTTATCAGGTCTACGTGCCGGAAGCTCACTTGTTGGGGAGTGTTGAATTTTGGGGATGGACGGGGAGGATGGATAGTTTGATACAGAGGGCGCGACGGGGATGTTTGCTAAAATCCGGGGCAGAGTATAATTTGTACACGATGGAAGACGAGCGCACCCGGATCACTAAAATGTTCCGGAATAACGGGTATTATTATTTTCAAGCGGATTACATCGAATTCCTGGTCGATACGACACGGGAAAAACGGGTGGCGGACGTCCGCGTAGCCTTGAAACATGGCGTTCCGGCGGTAGCCCTGCAACCGTACAAGGTGGGGAACGTGGAACTGGTGTTGGAAAATTCCGACCAGTCAGAAACTCAAGACACCCTGTCTTATAAGGGGATAGAAGTAAAATACACCAAACCTTTGGACGTGAAGCCTAAAGTCCTCGCTCGTTCCCTGCACTTGCTTCCCGGGGACATCTATTCGTTCAGACGACAAAATCGAACCCAGACAAGCTTGGCCCGGTTAGGGATTTTTAAGTACACGAATTTGAACGTGACCCGGGCGGATAGCGTGAAAAAATCCGGTTTCGGAAGTTTGGACTTTAGCATTAATGCCGTGTATGACCTACCGATTGAGACGGAGATCGAAGTAGACGTCTCCTCTAAATCCAATAATTTGCTCGGACCCGGCCTATCGTTGGGAATAACGAATAAAAATTTATTCCGGGGCGGGGAAAACCTGACCTTTAAGTTGAATGGTGCTTACGAGTGGGAAGTCGGGGATAAAAAAACGAATTCAAATTCCGGGCTAATCAATTCTTACGAGCTGGGTGTGAATGTCGGGTTGTCATTACCCCGCTTGCTGGTACCCGACTTTCTGAAAAGCAACAAAGATTTTGCCGAGCGTACGAATTTTCAGGTAGGAGTAGATTTTTTGAATCGTCATACCTTTTTCCGGATGCTTTCTTTCACGGGATCTCTCGGTTATGATTTTCAATCCTCGTGGCGGGTATTCCACACGATCACCCCTTTGAAGATCACGTACACCCATTTGTTGCAAACCTCGAAAGAATTTGATGAAACGATGGAGAATAACCCCGCGATAGCGATGAGTTTTAAAAACCAGTTGATCCCTTCCATGTCCTACTCGTACACATACGACAGGGCGGCAACAAGACGGAATCCCAATCGATTATACTGGCAAAACACGCTGATGTCAGCCGGAAATATTCTTTCTGCCATACAATATATCACGGGAAATCACCAGGGGCAAAACAAAAAGTTGTTCGGTAATATCTACTCGCAATTCTTGAAATTGACCTCTGAGGTCATCGTGTATCGTAAGGTAACGGAGACCTCTCTTCTGGCTACCCGCTTTATGGGGGGCATCGGTTATGCTTACGGAAATTCCCGGGTGATGCCGTATAGCGAGCAATTTTATATCGGGGGAGCCAATAGCATCCGGGCATTCACGATCCGGTCGATAGGCCCCGGTAGCTATCATCAGGAAAGCGATAACAAAACGGCATACCTCGACCAGACGGGAGATATAAAATTGGAAGGGAACGTGGAACTTCGTTTTAAAATTATGTATCAACTGAACGGCGCCATCTTTTTGGATGCCGGTAACGTGTGGCTGTTGCGGAATGATCCGAAGCGTCCGGGCGGGGAGTTTAAGTTTGCCGGTTTGTTGAAAGAGATTGCTTTGGGAACGGGTTTCGGCTTACGTTATGACTTCGGTTTTATCGTGCTCCGGGGGGATCTGGGAATTGCTCTACACACCCCTTATAAGAATCCGGATAAGTCGGGATATTATAATATTCCTAAATTCAAAGACGGGTTGAAGTTTCATTTGGCCATTGGTTACCCGTTCTAA
- a CDS encoding acetyl-CoA carboxylase biotin carboxyl carrier protein subunit, with protein sequence MSTPKYDSLEIDGLKYKTQLTDKFIHRKQWEKPDPGAVITYIPGSIIDLYVKEGQEVKAGDLLCLLEAMKMHNKIQAPISGTVTKIHVNKGDKLPKDALMFEIK encoded by the coding sequence ATGAGTACACCAAAATACGATTCATTAGAAATCGACGGCTTGAAATACAAAACCCAACTGACCGATAAATTCATTCATCGGAAACAATGGGAAAAACCCGATCCGGGTGCCGTTATCACCTACATACCGGGTTCTATTATCGATTTGTACGTGAAGGAAGGTCAAGAAGTGAAAGCCGGAGATTTACTTTGCCTTTTGGAAGCCATGAAAATGCACAATAAAATTCAAGCTCCCATAAGCGGTACGGTCACGAAGATCCACGTCAACAAGGGAGATAAACTTCCAAAAGACGCTTTAATGTTTGAAATAAAATAA